The following proteins come from a genomic window of Prionailurus viverrinus isolate Anna chromosome D1, UM_Priviv_1.0, whole genome shotgun sequence:
- the LOC125176944 gene encoding olfactory receptor 51I2, giving the protein MGLFNVTHPASFLLTGIPGLESSHAWLAGPICVMYAVALGGNTVILQAVRVEPSLHEPMYYFLSMLSFSDVAMSMATLPTVLRTFCLNARNIAFDACLIQMFLIHSFSMMESGILLAMSFDRYVAICDPLRYAAVLTNEVIAGIGIAVAARSFITLFPLLFLFKRLPICRSNVLSHSYCLHPDMMKLACADITINSIYGLFVLVSTFGMDVFLIFLSYVLILHSVMAIASREERLKVLNTCVSHILAVLVFYLPMIGVSTVHRFGKHAPRYVHVLMSNVYLFVPPVLNPLIYSAKTKEIRRAIVRMFRRMKT; this is encoded by the coding sequence ATGGGActgttcaatgtcactcatcctgcttccttccttctgacGGGCATCCCTGGTCTAGAGAGCTCTCACGCCTGGCTAGCAGGGCCCATCTGTGTCATGTATGCTGTGGCCCTCGGAGGCAACACTGTGATCCTGCAGGCCGTGCGAGTGGAGCCCAGCCTCCATGAGCCCATGTACTACTTCCTGTCCATGCTGTCCTTCAGTGACGTGGCCATGTCCATGGCCACACTGCCCACCGTGCTCAGAACCTTCTGCCTCAATGCCCGCAACATTGCCTTCGATGCCTGCCTGATTCAGATGtttctcattcattccttctcCATGATGGAGTCGGGCATTCTGCTGGCCATGAGCTTTGATCGCTATGTGGCCATTTGTGATCCCTTGCGCTATGCCGCCGTGCTCACCAATGAAGTCATTGCCGGAATAGGCATAGCTGTGGCTGCTCGGAGCTTCATcaccctctttccccttctcttcctcttcaagAGGCTGCCTATCTGCAGATCCAATGTTCTTTCCCACTCCTACTGCCTTCACCCAGACATGATGAAGCTGGCCTGTGCTGATATCACTATCAACAGCATCTATGGACTCTTTGTTCTTGTATCCACCTTTGGCATGGACGTGTTTCTTATCTTCCTCTCCTATGTGCTCATTCTGCACTCGGTCATGGCCATCGCTTCCCGAGAGGAACGCCTGAAAGTTCTCAACACATGCGTGTCACATATCTTGGCTGTACTTGTGTTTTACCTACCGATGATTGGGGTCTCCACAGTGCACCGCTTTGGGAAGCATGCCCCACGCTATGTACATGTCCTCATGTCCAATGTTTACCTCTTTGTACCTCCTGTGCTCAACCCTCTCATTTACAGCGCCAAGACAAAGGAGATCCGCCGAGCCATTGTCCGTATGTTTCGGCGCATGAAAACATGA